A section of the Pseudomonas fluorescens genome encodes:
- the aroC gene encoding chorismate synthase — protein MSGNTYGKLFTVTTAGESHGPALVAIVDGCPPGLELSLDDLQRDLDRRKPGTSRHTTQRQEPDEVEILSGVFEGRTTGCAIGLLIRNTDQKSKDYSAIKDLFRPAHADYTYHHKYGERDYRGGGRSSARETAMRVAAGAIAKKYLATQGIVIRGYMSQLGPIEIPFKTWDSVQDNAFFSADPDKVPELEAYMDQLRRDQDSVGAKITVVAEGVMPGLGEPIFDRLDAELAHALMSINAVKGVEIGAGFACVAQRGTEHRDELTPEGFVSNNAGGILGGISSGQPIVAHLALKPTSSITTPGRSIDVHGNPVEVITKGRHDPCVGIRATPIAEAMMAIVLMDHLLRHRGQNADVRVSTPVLGQL, from the coding sequence ATGTCCGGCAATACCTACGGCAAGCTGTTCACTGTCACCACCGCAGGCGAAAGCCATGGTCCGGCGTTGGTCGCCATTGTCGACGGCTGCCCGCCCGGCCTTGAGCTGTCCCTGGACGATCTGCAGCGTGACCTCGACCGCCGCAAGCCCGGCACCAGCCGCCACACCACCCAGCGCCAGGAGCCCGACGAAGTCGAAATCCTCTCCGGCGTGTTCGAAGGCCGCACCACCGGGTGCGCCATCGGCCTGTTGATCCGCAACACCGACCAGAAGTCCAAGGACTACTCGGCGATCAAGGACCTGTTCCGCCCGGCTCACGCCGACTACACCTATCACCATAAATACGGCGAGCGCGACTACCGTGGCGGTGGCCGCAGTTCGGCGCGGGAAACCGCGATGCGCGTGGCCGCCGGTGCCATTGCCAAGAAGTACCTGGCCACCCAGGGCATTGTCATTCGTGGCTACATGAGCCAGTTGGGCCCTATCGAAATCCCGTTCAAGACCTGGGACAGCGTGCAAGACAACGCCTTCTTCAGCGCCGACCCGGACAAGGTGCCGGAGCTGGAAGCCTATATGGACCAGTTGCGCCGTGACCAGGATTCGGTGGGTGCGAAAATCACCGTGGTCGCCGAAGGGGTGATGCCGGGCCTGGGCGAGCCGATTTTCGACCGCCTGGATGCCGAACTGGCCCACGCGCTGATGAGCATCAATGCGGTCAAGGGCGTGGAAATCGGTGCCGGTTTCGCCTGTGTTGCCCAGCGCGGCACCGAGCATCGCGATGAACTGACCCCCGAAGGCTTTGTCAGCAACAACGCTGGCGGCATTCTTGGCGGTATCTCGTCCGGCCAGCCGATCGTAGCGCACCTGGCGCTCAAGCCGACGTCGAGCATCACCACGCCGGGGCGTTCCATCGACGTACATGGCAACCCGGTGGAGGTGATCACCAAAGGCCGCCATGACCCTTGCGTCGGTATCCGCGCCACGCCGATTGCCGAGGCAATGATGGCCATTGTGCTGATGGACCACCTGCTGCGTCACCGTGGGCAGAATGCCGATGTACGCGTCAGTACCCCGGTGTTGGGCCAGCTGTGA
- a CDS encoding alpha/beta hydrolase: protein MMLRVLLFTLTLICTAAHAAAPVVLQRPISLDTGSGELFGSLLLPQSAKPVPVVLIIAGSGPTDRNGNSAEGARNDSLKRLAWVLARHNIASVRYDKRGVAASLKATPDERNLTLDAYVADAVAWGKLLKADPRFGPLVVLGHSEGALVAALAAPELGPAGVISLSGSARPVDQVIRQQLADHMPPALLLRSNQILDRLKAGQVDADVPGPLQGIFRPSVQPYLISLFRADPAAAFARLTMPALIVQGTTDLQVGVADAEKLKQAKPDAELAVIPGMNHVMRIVPNDVKQQLSSYNDPQLPLADALGRRLVGFIDGLRPR from the coding sequence ATGATGCTGCGAGTTTTACTGTTCACCCTCACCCTGATCTGTACCGCTGCCCACGCCGCCGCCCCTGTGGTGTTGCAACGCCCCATCAGCCTGGACACCGGCAGCGGCGAGTTGTTTGGCTCGCTACTGCTGCCCCAATCTGCCAAACCCGTGCCCGTGGTGCTGATCATTGCGGGCTCCGGCCCCACCGACCGCAACGGCAACAGCGCCGAAGGGGCACGCAACGACAGCCTCAAGCGCCTGGCCTGGGTCCTGGCCCGCCATAATATTGCCAGCGTGCGCTACGACAAACGCGGCGTGGCCGCCAGCCTCAAGGCCACGCCCGACGAGCGCAACCTGACGCTGGACGCCTATGTAGCAGACGCGGTGGCCTGGGGCAAACTGCTCAAGGCCGACCCACGATTCGGGCCCTTGGTGGTGCTGGGCCACAGTGAAGGCGCCTTGGTGGCAGCCCTCGCCGCCCCTGAACTCGGGCCCGCCGGGGTGATTTCCCTGTCCGGCAGTGCCCGCCCGGTGGACCAGGTGATTCGCCAGCAACTGGCGGATCACATGCCACCAGCCCTGCTGCTGCGCAGTAACCAGATTCTTGATCGGCTCAAGGCCGGCCAGGTGGATGCCGATGTGCCCGGCCCGTTGCAGGGGATTTTTCGCCCCAGCGTGCAGCCTTACCTGATCAGCCTGTTTCGTGCTGATCCTGCGGCGGCTTTCGCCCGCCTGACGATGCCGGCCCTGATTGTCCAGGGCACCACCGACCTGCAAGTGGGAGTGGCTGATGCCGAAAAGCTCAAGCAGGCCAAACCCGACGCCGAACTGGCGGTGATTCCTGGCATGAACCACGTCATGCGGATCGTGCCCAACGACGTGAAACAGCAGTTGAGCTCCTACAACGACCCGCAATTGCCCCTCGCCGATGCGCTGGGCAGGCGCCTGGTGGGCTTTATCGACGGACTTCGCCCCCGATAA
- a CDS encoding MFS transporter, with protein sequence MYASVPRCWASCDGLTVTALPYWRLSSFYLFYFALLGATAPFLALYFHHLGFSSARIGELVAIPMLMRCVAPNIWGWLGDYTGRRLAIVRFGAVCTLLSFSLIFVSQSYAWLALVMALHAFFWHAVLPQFEVITLAHLQGQTSRYSQVRLWGSVGFILAVVALGRLFEALSLDIYPVAIVLIMAGIIGASVWVPNAQPASTGDRGAGDGFLRQLRSPGVLAFYACVALMQMSHGPYYTFLTLHLENLGYSRGVIGLLWALGVVAEVLMFMAMSRILTRFSVRRVLVASFLLAALRWLLLGSFAEFLWVLLLAQVLHAATFGSFHAAAIQFVQRSFGARQQGQGQALYAALAGTGGALGALYSGYSWNLLGPTLTFSIASLAALAAALIIALRLPEEQL encoded by the coding sequence ATGTACGCGTCAGTACCCCGGTGTTGGGCCAGCTGTGACGGTCTGACCGTGACAGCACTCCCGTACTGGCGACTTTCCAGCTTCTACCTGTTTTATTTCGCCCTGCTGGGGGCGACGGCGCCGTTCCTGGCGCTGTACTTCCATCATCTGGGGTTCTCCAGCGCGCGCATTGGCGAGTTGGTAGCGATCCCGATGCTGATGCGTTGCGTAGCACCGAATATCTGGGGCTGGCTGGGGGATTACACCGGGCGGCGCCTGGCCATCGTGCGGTTTGGCGCGGTGTGCACGTTGCTCAGTTTTTCGCTGATCTTTGTCAGCCAGAGCTACGCCTGGCTGGCGTTGGTGATGGCCCTGCATGCGTTCTTCTGGCATGCGGTACTGCCGCAGTTCGAGGTCATCACCCTGGCGCACCTGCAAGGCCAGACCTCACGCTACAGCCAGGTCCGCCTGTGGGGCTCTGTCGGATTTATTCTCGCCGTCGTCGCCCTGGGACGGCTGTTCGAGGCCCTGAGCCTGGATATCTACCCGGTGGCGATCGTGTTGATCATGGCCGGCATCATCGGTGCCAGCGTGTGGGTGCCTAACGCCCAGCCGGCCTCTACCGGTGATCGCGGAGCCGGCGATGGCTTCCTGCGGCAGTTGCGCAGCCCTGGCGTGCTGGCGTTTTATGCGTGTGTCGCCTTGATGCAAATGAGCCATGGCCCGTACTACACCTTCCTCACCCTGCACCTGGAAAACCTCGGCTACAGCCGTGGCGTGATCGGCCTGTTGTGGGCCCTGGGCGTGGTGGCGGAAGTGTTGATGTTCATGGCCATGAGCCGGATTCTCACGCGTTTCTCGGTGCGCCGGGTGCTGGTGGCCAGCTTCCTGTTGGCTGCGTTGCGCTGGTTGTTGCTGGGATCGTTCGCCGAATTCCTGTGGGTGCTGCTGCTCGCCCAAGTGCTGCATGCCGCGACCTTTGGCAGCTTTCATGCGGCGGCCATCCAGTTTGTGCAGCGCAGCTTCGGCGCGCGCCAGCAAGGCCAGGGCCAGGCCCTTTATGCGGCGCTGGCCGGCACCGGCGGCGCCCTGGGTGCCTTGTATTCCGGGTACAGCTGGAACCTGTTGGGGCCGACCCTAACATTCAGTATCGCCAGCCTCGCGGCCCTGGCCGCCGCGTTGATCATAGCCCTGCGCTTGCCCGAGGAACAGTTGTGA
- a CDS encoding long-chain-acyl-CoA synthetase: protein MSNPNSEMITLGMMLRKVPAIVRALPRLVRGIRVANITDPDQPCGLGWTFEQATQRNPEGAALLYGDRVLSYHQANQHANRIAHHLQAQGIGKGDVVALFIENRPELLLTVLAVAKVGGICAMLNTAQTQAVLVHSLTLVNPVAIVVGAELVDAYDAVRGQVALDPLRTWYVPEQQAAPVPAGYLDLMAASADCSPDNPASSQQIYFNDPCFYIYTSGTTGLPKAGIFKHGRWMKSSASFGTIALDMGPEDVVYCTLPLYHATGLCVCWGSAIAGASGFAIRRKFSASQFWDDVRTFNATTLGYVGELCRYLIDQPPSERDRDNRVVKMIGNGLRPGVWGPFKERFGVEHICELYAASDGNIGFTNVLNFDNTIGFSLMHWALVDYAHDTCEPIRGSNGFMREVQKGGQGLLLARIDDKAPFDGYTDPEKNRKVVLSDVFEKGDRYFNTGDLLRSIGFGHAQFVDRLGDTYRWKGENVSTTEVENIFMQHPQIAEAVVYGVEIANTNGRAGMAAITPSESLAALDMQALLQFAQSQMPAYAVPLFLRIKVKMETTGTFKYQKVRLKEEAFDLARVGDDPLYAWLPGTDAYVPVTAQVLADIQGGKYRY from the coding sequence ATGAGCAATCCGAACAGCGAGATGATTACCCTCGGCATGATGCTGCGTAAGGTGCCGGCCATTGTCAGGGCCCTGCCACGATTGGTGCGTGGTATCCGCGTCGCCAATATCACTGACCCTGACCAGCCGTGCGGGTTGGGCTGGACCTTCGAGCAGGCCACCCAGCGCAATCCCGAGGGCGCCGCGCTGCTGTATGGCGACCGGGTGCTCAGTTACCACCAGGCCAATCAACACGCTAACCGCATTGCCCATCACTTGCAGGCCCAAGGCATTGGCAAGGGCGATGTCGTCGCGCTGTTTATTGAAAACCGTCCCGAACTGCTCCTGACCGTGCTGGCGGTGGCCAAGGTCGGCGGTATCTGCGCCATGCTCAACACCGCGCAAACCCAGGCGGTGCTGGTGCATAGCCTGACCCTGGTCAACCCGGTGGCGATTGTCGTCGGTGCCGAACTGGTCGACGCCTACGATGCGGTGCGCGGGCAGGTGGCGCTGGATCCACTGCGTACCTGGTACGTCCCAGAGCAACAGGCGGCGCCGGTGCCCGCGGGCTATCTCGACCTGATGGCCGCCAGCGCGGACTGCTCGCCGGATAACCCGGCCAGCAGCCAACAGATCTACTTCAACGATCCGTGTTTCTATATCTACACCTCCGGCACCACCGGCTTGCCCAAGGCCGGTATCTTCAAGCATGGGCGCTGGATGAAATCCTCGGCCAGCTTCGGCACCATCGCCCTGGACATGGGCCCTGAGGACGTCGTCTATTGCACCCTCCCGCTGTATCACGCCACGGGGCTGTGTGTGTGCTGGGGCTCGGCGATTGCCGGCGCGTCGGGGTTTGCCATCCGCCGCAAGTTCAGCGCCAGCCAGTTCTGGGACGATGTGCGCACATTCAACGCGACCACCCTGGGCTATGTCGGTGAGTTGTGCCGCTACCTGATCGACCAGCCGCCCAGCGAGCGCGACCGTGATAACCGGGTGGTGAAGATGATCGGCAACGGCTTGCGCCCCGGGGTGTGGGGGCCGTTCAAGGAGCGCTTTGGTGTCGAGCATATCTGTGAGCTGTACGCGGCCAGCGATGGCAATATCGGCTTCACCAATGTGCTGAATTTCGACAACACCATCGGCTTTTCCCTGATGCACTGGGCGCTGGTGGACTACGCCCACGACACTTGCGAGCCGATCCGTGGCAGCAATGGCTTTATGCGTGAGGTGCAGAAAGGCGGGCAGGGCCTGCTGCTGGCCAGGATCGACGACAAGGCGCCGTTCGATGGCTACACCGACCCGGAAAAGAACCGTAAGGTGGTGTTGAGCGATGTCTTTGAAAAGGGCGATCGCTATTTCAACACCGGCGATCTGTTGCGCAGCATCGGCTTTGGGCATGCGCAATTCGTCGACCGCCTGGGCGACACCTATCGCTGGAAGGGCGAAAACGTCTCCACCACCGAGGTAGAAAACATTTTCATGCAGCACCCACAGATCGCTGAGGCAGTGGTCTATGGCGTGGAGATCGCCAACACCAACGGCCGCGCCGGGATGGCGGCGATTACCCCGTCCGAATCCCTGGCTGCCCTGGATATGCAGGCGTTGTTGCAGTTTGCCCAGAGCCAGATGCCGGCCTATGCGGTGCCGTTGTTCCTGCGGATCAAGGTGAAGATGGAAACCACCGGCACCTTCAAGTACCAGAAGGTACGGCTCAAGGAGGAAGCGTTCGACCTGGCCCGGGTCGGTGATGATCCACTGTATGCCTGGTTGCCGGGCACTGATGCCTATGTGCCCGTGACCGCGCAGGTGCTGGCGGATATCCAGGGTGGAAAATATCGCTACTAA
- a CDS encoding DUF3509 domain-containing protein: MSLIQDKFASVFSNYDVTTQPRPDGGILLTLRNTEGKQIKRSISYQQLHTADQLTWVISAIRRDLAEQASELPQISMLQSQHRFALPTYHSA; the protein is encoded by the coding sequence ATGAGCCTGATCCAAGACAAATTCGCTTCTGTATTCTCCAACTACGACGTCACCACCCAACCGCGTCCGGATGGTGGCATCCTGCTGACCCTGCGCAACACCGAGGGCAAGCAGATCAAGCGTTCGATCTCGTACCAGCAACTGCACACGGCTGACCAACTGACCTGGGTCATCAGCGCTATTCGTCGTGACCTGGCCGAGCAGGCCAGTGAGCTGCCGCAGATTTCGATGCTGCAGAGCCAGCACCGTTTCGCCCTGCCGACCTACCACTCGGCCTGA
- a CDS encoding PLDc N-terminal domain-containing protein, translating to MGSTFNGLIGLIILALDIWAIINVFKSGASTGAKVLWILLILLLPVLGLIIWAIAGPRGNVRI from the coding sequence ATGGGTTCCACATTTAATGGTCTGATCGGGTTGATCATCCTGGCGCTGGATATCTGGGCGATCATCAACGTGTTCAAAAGCGGCGCCAGCACCGGGGCCAAAGTGTTGTGGATCCTGTTGATCCTGCTGTTGCCGGTATTGGGCCTGATTATCTGGGCCATTGCCGGGCCACGGGGCAATGTGCGGATCTGA
- a CDS encoding ankyrin repeat domain-containing protein yields the protein MSDQVKKMTEEEAAEFAEQVFDVARRGDTALLAALLAKGLPVNLRNHNGDTLLMLSAYHGHAEAVKVLLEFQADPQIANEKHQLPIAGAAFKGNLEVVRALIEGGAPVEAASTDGRTALMMAAMFNRTEMVEYLISVGANPKATDAQGVTALAAAQTMGAADTAAQLQQLA from the coding sequence ATGTCAGATCAAGTCAAAAAAATGACCGAAGAAGAAGCCGCCGAATTCGCCGAGCAGGTTTTCGACGTGGCCCGCCGAGGCGATACCGCGCTGCTGGCTGCGCTGCTGGCCAAGGGGTTGCCGGTCAATCTGCGTAATCACAATGGGGACACCTTATTGATGCTGTCTGCCTATCACGGGCACGCCGAGGCGGTGAAAGTGCTGCTGGAGTTCCAGGCCGACCCGCAGATCGCCAACGAGAAGCACCAACTACCGATTGCCGGCGCAGCGTTCAAAGGCAACCTTGAGGTGGTCAGGGCCTTGATCGAAGGTGGTGCCCCGGTCGAAGCTGCATCCACCGATGGCCGCACGGCATTGATGATGGCGGCGATGTTCAACCGCACCGAAATGGTGGAATACCTGATCAGCGTGGGAGCCAACCCCAAGGCGACGGACGCCCAGGGTGTGACTGCCCTGGCGGCGGCCCAGACCATGGGGGCCGCAGACACCGCAGCCCAACTGCAGCAGTTGGCCTGA
- a CDS encoding 1,2-dihydroxy-3-keto-5-methylthiopentene dioxygenase, with the protein MSILCVYHVATPDTPNKVLTHADDIAATLAEQGVGFERWPANTRIEAGASAAEVMAAYQTQIDSWMTAQGYTQVEVLSVNGEHPQKSALAASLRDEYRQDAAEIRLFAAGRGLLGLHIDDYVYTVLCEKHDLLRIPAGMSRWFDLGEEPRVVAISLFKTASGAVAQVTGSDIAQGFPGLDD; encoded by the coding sequence ATGAGCATTCTTTGCGTTTATCACGTTGCCACCCCGGACACTCCAAACAAGGTTCTGACCCACGCTGACGATATTGCCGCGACCCTGGCCGAGCAGGGCGTGGGCTTCGAGCGCTGGCCGGCCAACACCCGCATCGAGGCCGGTGCCAGCGCGGCCGAGGTGATGGCGGCGTACCAAACGCAGATCGACAGTTGGATGACAGCACAGGGCTATACGCAGGTGGAGGTGCTGAGTGTGAACGGCGAGCATCCGCAAAAGAGCGCCCTTGCTGCAAGTTTGCGCGATGAATATCGCCAGGATGCCGCCGAAATCCGCTTGTTCGCCGCAGGGCGGGGCTTGCTTGGCTTGCACATCGACGATTACGTCTACACGGTGCTCTGCGAAAAACACGACCTGCTGCGCATCCCGGCGGGCATGTCGCGCTGGTTTGACCTGGGAGAAGAGCCGCGTGTGGTTGCCATCAGCCTGTTCAAGACGGCGTCCGGAGCCGTGGCGCAAGTGACCGGCAGTGACATCGCCCAAGGTTTCCCCGGGTTGGATGATTGA
- a CDS encoding response regulator transcription factor, with amino-acid sequence MSSPEEPSPSVDPTPDQACEQASVDRADGVQLALPDKPLTAKELEVLRWATEGKTVWEISRIRCVSQATVKFHLRNIYCKLHVSNRVQAVSEAIKRGLCG; translated from the coding sequence ATGAGCAGCCCAGAGGAGCCGAGCCCATCCGTGGATCCTACCCCAGACCAAGCCTGTGAGCAGGCGTCCGTCGATAGAGCCGACGGCGTACAACTGGCGTTGCCGGATAAACCGCTGACAGCCAAGGAGTTGGAAGTACTGCGCTGGGCCACGGAAGGCAAGACCGTATGGGAAATCAGCCGGATCCGTTGTGTCTCACAGGCCACGGTGAAGTTTCATCTGCGCAATATCTACTGCAAGTTGCACGTCAGTAACCGGGTCCAGGCGGTAAGCGAGGCGATCAAGCGTGGCCTGTGCGGGTAA